A genomic region of Micromonospora sp. NBC_01796 contains the following coding sequences:
- a CDS encoding urease subunit alpha — protein MSQISRQEYAGLYGPTTGDKIRLGDTELYIEIEKDLRSLGDEAVYGGGKTLRDGMGANAELTNANGALDLVITNVTILDAQVGVVKADVGIKDGRIVGIGKAGNPDIMNGVSPSLVIGTGTDAIAGEHLILTAGGIDAHAHLIAPQQAYAALSNGITTIWGGGTGPTDSSNGVNCTPGPWNLHAMMRAFEGIPINIGLLAKGSSSGAGPLEEQALAGAAGYKIHEDWGATPEAIRTVLAAAERFDVQVAIHTDTFNESGYIEDSIAAFEGRTIHTYHTEGAGGGHAPDIIKVAGEMNCLPSSTTPTNPYGVNSQAELFDMTMVTHNFNPKVPSDVALVESRVRPETIAAEDVLHDLGVISMMSSDSQAMGRIGENWLRIMQLASVMKVARGKLAEDSPDNDNFRVLRYVAKITINPAITQGIADVLGSIEPGKIADLVLWEPAFFGAKPKMIIKNGQILWSIMGDPNASIPTPQPVLYRPMFGAYGTALSENCVTFLSKAGYEAGVGEKLGLRRQVLPVRGTRGLTKLDMVRNDVLPRIEVDPETFAVKVDGVHATVPPARNLPLSQLYFFS, from the coding sequence ATGAGTCAGATATCCAGGCAGGAGTACGCCGGACTGTACGGGCCGACGACCGGGGACAAGATCCGGTTGGGCGACACGGAGCTCTACATCGAGATCGAGAAGGACCTGCGCAGCCTCGGCGACGAGGCCGTGTACGGCGGGGGCAAGACCCTGCGGGACGGCATGGGCGCGAACGCCGAGCTGACCAACGCCAACGGGGCATTGGACCTGGTCATAACGAACGTGACCATCCTCGACGCGCAGGTCGGCGTGGTGAAGGCCGACGTGGGGATCAAGGACGGAAGGATCGTCGGGATCGGCAAGGCCGGCAACCCCGACATCATGAACGGTGTCAGTCCCAGCCTGGTGATCGGAACGGGCACCGACGCCATAGCCGGCGAGCACCTCATCCTGACCGCCGGCGGCATCGACGCGCACGCCCACCTGATCGCGCCGCAGCAGGCGTACGCCGCGCTCAGTAACGGCATCACCACCATCTGGGGTGGAGGCACCGGCCCGACCGACAGCTCGAACGGCGTGAACTGCACCCCGGGCCCGTGGAACCTGCACGCCATGATGCGCGCGTTCGAGGGCATTCCGATCAACATCGGCCTCCTGGCCAAGGGCAGCAGTTCCGGCGCGGGTCCACTGGAGGAGCAGGCGCTCGCGGGTGCCGCCGGTTACAAGATCCACGAGGACTGGGGTGCGACGCCGGAGGCGATCCGTACGGTGCTGGCGGCGGCGGAGCGGTTCGACGTCCAGGTCGCCATCCACACGGACACGTTCAACGAGAGCGGCTACATCGAGGACAGCATCGCCGCCTTCGAGGGTCGAACCATCCACACGTACCACACCGAGGGTGCCGGCGGCGGCCATGCGCCGGACATCATCAAGGTGGCCGGCGAGATGAACTGCCTGCCGAGCTCCACCACGCCCACCAACCCCTACGGGGTGAACAGCCAGGCAGAGCTGTTCGACATGACGATGGTGACCCACAACTTCAACCCGAAGGTCCCGTCCGACGTGGCGCTCGTGGAGAGCCGGGTCCGCCCGGAGACGATCGCCGCCGAGGACGTCCTGCACGATCTGGGCGTCATCTCGATGATGTCCAGCGACTCCCAGGCGATGGGCCGGATCGGGGAGAACTGGCTGCGGATCATGCAACTGGCCAGCGTCATGAAGGTGGCCCGCGGCAAGCTCGCGGAGGACTCACCGGACAACGACAACTTCCGGGTACTCCGGTACGTGGCGAAGATAACCATCAATCCGGCGATCACCCAGGGTATCGCTGACGTACTCGGGTCCATCGAGCCCGGCAAGATCGCCGACCTGGTGCTGTGGGAGCCGGCCTTCTTCGGCGCCAAGCCGAAAATGATCATCAAGAACGGCCAGATCCTCTGGTCGATCATGGGTGACCCGAACGCGTCCATACCCACCCCGCAGCCCGTCCTCTACCGACCGATGTTCGGCGCGTACGGCACGGCGCTGAGTGAGAACTGCGTGACCTTCCTGTCGAAGGCGGGTTACGAGGCCGGCGTCGGAGAGAAACTCGGCCTACGCCGTCAGGTCCTGCCCGTACGCGGAACGCGGGGTCTGACCAAGCTCGACATGGTACGCAATGACGTCCTGCCGCGGATCGAGGTGGACCCGGAGACCTTCGCGGTGAAGGTCGACGGCGTGCATGCCACCGTCCCACCGGCCAGGAACCTCCCGCTCAGCCAGCTGTACTTCTTCAGCTGA
- the ureB gene encoding urease subunit beta translates to MGGYVLSSTPVELNAGRPTLRIEVCNTGDRPIQVGSHFHFYETNRCLTFDREATFGWRLDIPAATSVRFEPGDKKTVQLVPYGGRQRVYGFNGLVNGWTGGGPAGYQPARAEAMVRARIRGFGSDGTRDER, encoded by the coding sequence GTGGGCGGTTACGTCCTCTCGAGCACGCCGGTGGAGCTGAACGCCGGGCGCCCGACCCTCCGGATCGAGGTGTGCAACACCGGGGACCGCCCGATCCAGGTGGGCTCGCACTTCCACTTCTACGAGACGAATCGTTGCCTCACCTTCGACCGCGAGGCAACCTTCGGCTGGCGTCTGGACATACCAGCCGCCACCTCGGTCCGTTTCGAGCCAGGCGACAAGAAGACGGTCCAGCTCGTCCCGTACGGGGGACGACAGCGGGTGTACGGCTTCAACGGCCTGGTGAACGGTTGGACCGGCGGCGGTCCGGCCGGGTATCAACCCGCGCGGGCAGAGGCGATGGTTCGCGCCCGGATCCGGGGCTTCGGGTCGGACGGCACCCGCGATGAGCGGTAG
- a CDS encoding urease subunit gamma — protein sequence MYLTPRELDKLTILSMAQIATARKNRGLKLNHPEAVAIVAAAALEGAREGKTLEEVLHDASHVLTKSDVMEGVADLVPMLQVEAVFTDGSRLVSVHSPIR from the coding sequence ATGTACCTGACTCCGCGGGAGTTGGACAAGCTGACCATTCTTTCCATGGCCCAGATCGCCACGGCACGCAAGAACAGGGGCCTCAAGCTCAATCACCCGGAGGCGGTCGCCATCGTCGCCGCCGCAGCCCTGGAAGGCGCCCGGGAGGGCAAGACCCTCGAGGAGGTGCTGCACGACGCGAGCCACGTCCTCACCAAGAGCGACGTCATGGAGGGGGTGGCCGACCTGGTGCCGATGCTCCAGGTCGAGGCGGTGTTCACCGACGGCAGCCGCCTCGTCAGCGTACATTCGCCCATCCGGTAG
- a CDS encoding lactonase family protein yields MHEVCCPGRRLPVGSARENHRKGDLDLLRALGSNPDLSCFAGASGHSHGSLDSSPSRVLGRKTVARTDLSNGTVDTGETRMSDERSVPGEAAGGGKRRGGHLYLQTNETANAVIHYVRSPNVEISEVDRTLTGGTGSGPFKPISGQPSAPNAFEGAASVILTPDLRFLFATNGGDNSVSSFGVGADGSLTLLDVKPTGNAVTGRSGTAKSLAYSPSSGTLFVLHAFGPDHLRLMSVDDNGKLAVRLERYSVNTSDKADRVATMVKLAPEGRFLFVGTTFDQPPTANPDGSAILWVRGPDGAPKSIASNEPDPDGLVTFPVTGDGTLGAPSFHDANGGSPFYIAFLRSRPDTFIVGEAVGDGVAMGSIDSAGRVDIGPVVEIDTSAGKPSELCWLAISPDDRMVFATNFGYSNISSFHIDGTELSIARDPACPRVPGDGTFRALNGTVSSGPSDNWITPDGAYLYQIYGNAAKLVGYAVQPDGALQPVSSTSIPYNSPQGLAGI; encoded by the coding sequence GTGCACGAGGTCTGCTGTCCCGGTCGGCGTCTGCCCGTTGGTTCCGCCCGAGAGAATCACCGGAAAGGCGATCTGGACCTGCTCCGCGCATTAGGCTCGAACCCGGACTTGAGCTGCTTCGCCGGGGCGTCGGGCCACAGCCACGGCAGTCTCGATTCATCTCCAAGCCGGGTTCTTGGCCGGAAGACCGTAGCGAGGACCGATCTGTCCAACGGAACCGTGGATACGGGGGAGACGCGGATGTCGGATGAGCGATCCGTGCCGGGTGAGGCCGCGGGCGGTGGAAAGCGGCGGGGCGGACATCTGTACCTGCAGACCAACGAGACCGCCAACGCCGTCATCCACTATGTCCGATCTCCCAATGTCGAGATCAGCGAGGTGGACAGGACTCTCACGGGCGGTACCGGCTCCGGGCCCTTCAAGCCGATCAGCGGCCAGCCCAGCGCACCGAACGCGTTCGAGGGCGCGGCCAGCGTCATCCTGACCCCGGATCTACGGTTCCTGTTCGCCACCAACGGCGGGGACAATTCCGTCTCCAGTTTCGGTGTCGGCGCGGATGGCAGTCTCACGCTGCTGGATGTCAAGCCGACCGGCAACGCGGTGACCGGACGGAGTGGTACCGCCAAGTCCCTGGCCTATTCCCCGTCGAGCGGCACCTTGTTCGTTCTGCACGCGTTCGGGCCGGATCATCTGCGGCTGATGTCGGTCGACGACAACGGGAAGCTGGCAGTGCGCCTGGAACGCTACTCGGTGAATACGTCGGACAAAGCCGATCGCGTGGCCACCATGGTCAAGCTTGCGCCGGAGGGCCGGTTCCTCTTCGTCGGCACCACGTTCGACCAGCCACCCACCGCGAATCCGGACGGCTCGGCGATCCTCTGGGTACGAGGACCGGACGGTGCGCCGAAGTCGATCGCCTCGAACGAACCGGACCCGGACGGCCTGGTCACCTTTCCCGTGACCGGGGACGGCACGCTCGGCGCGCCGTCGTTCCACGACGCGAACGGCGGCTCCCCTTTCTATATCGCCTTCTTGCGGAGCAGGCCGGACACCTTTATCGTCGGGGAGGCGGTCGGCGACGGGGTCGCCATGGGCAGCATCGACTCGGCCGGGCGGGTCGACATCGGTCCGGTCGTGGAGATCGACACGAGCGCGGGGAAGCCCTCCGAGCTCTGCTGGCTGGCGATCTCGCCGGACGACCGAATGGTGTTCGCCACGAACTTCGGCTACAGCAACATCAGCAGCTTCCACATCGACGGCACCGAACTCTCCATCGCGCGGGACCCCGCCTGCCCGAGGGTTCCCGGCGACGGCACCTTCAGGGCGCTCAACGGCACCGTGAGCAGCGGTCCGAGTGACAACTGGATCACGCCGGACGGCGCGTACCTCTACCAGATCTACGGGAACGCCGCCAAGCTGGTCGGCTATGCCGTCCAACCCGACGGCGCCCTCCAACCGGTCTCCAGCACGAGCATCCCGTACAACAGCCCGCAGGGTCTGGCCGGCATCTGA
- a CDS encoding alpha-L-fucosidase: MAIAATVVVPSAPAAAAPGDNYVVDDALSGSRTRWFDEARFGMFIHFGPYAVYQGQYGTCREVEWIKRQCNIPWSDYEAKAATFNPASFDANAIVQMAKQAGQKYIVITSKHHDGFAMWPTGVNRWNLRDHSGFSRDLLRELKDAATANGIKLGFYYSIWDWHEPDFVANFPAYVTKMKAQLQELVTNYDPALLWFDGEWTETNPTNPWSEQNGEDLERFVRGISPQIITNNRIGKRRPVDGDYGTPEQALAGSPPSAQLQETCMTINNTWGYAAWDTNFKSPTQLVRDLASVTSNGANLLLNIGPTPTGTVTAGQSGALNGVGNWMTTNSAAITGAGYTGLVAQPSWGKVTRKGNKLYLIVNNWATTLHLSQRSPFTVTGARVLGSASPVSVRAAGDGYDFLPSGGATNAIATVIEADISTPTPAAVGTGSGLRAEFWNNTTFTGTPAVTRTDPTVNYAWRFSGSPAPSIGTDNFASRWTGSIEARYSERYTFTAVSDDTVRLWIDGQLVIDNATPHAPAVDQGSVTLTAGRHDIRLEQTDQGGSAYMKLIWSSPNTPAQVVPRSQLYPSTGTVQRLNDSVATYSTGWAVSSNRGLGDYNDDVHYTTSNGGSFTYTFNGTGIDYLSERYSDQGLVDIYLDGVLRATVDTSSSTRLAQQVIYSVRGLPQGSHTLRGVKRSGTYMLVDRFDVVAS, translated from the coding sequence ATGGCGATTGCCGCGACGGTCGTCGTCCCATCGGCACCGGCCGCCGCCGCTCCGGGCGACAACTACGTCGTCGATGACGCCTTGAGCGGATCACGTACCCGCTGGTTCGACGAGGCACGCTTCGGCATGTTCATCCACTTCGGTCCGTACGCCGTCTACCAGGGCCAGTACGGAACGTGTCGCGAGGTCGAATGGATCAAGCGGCAGTGCAACATCCCGTGGAGCGACTACGAGGCCAAGGCCGCCACCTTCAACCCTGCGTCCTTCGACGCGAACGCGATCGTGCAGATGGCCAAGCAGGCAGGCCAGAAGTACATCGTGATCACCTCCAAGCACCACGACGGGTTCGCCATGTGGCCCACCGGCGTCAACCGATGGAACCTGCGCGACCACTCCGGCTTCTCCCGCGACCTCCTGCGCGAACTCAAGGACGCGGCGACCGCCAACGGCATCAAACTCGGTTTCTACTACTCGATCTGGGACTGGCACGAGCCGGATTTTGTCGCGAACTTCCCGGCGTACGTCACCAAGATGAAGGCACAACTGCAGGAACTCGTGACCAACTACGACCCCGCGCTGCTGTGGTTCGACGGCGAGTGGACCGAGACCAACCCCACCAACCCGTGGTCCGAGCAGAACGGCGAGGACCTGGAGCGGTTCGTACGCGGCATCTCACCCCAGATCATCACCAACAACCGGATCGGCAAGCGCCGCCCCGTCGACGGCGACTACGGCACCCCTGAGCAGGCTCTCGCCGGCTCCCCGCCATCGGCACAACTGCAGGAAACCTGCATGACCATCAACAACACCTGGGGATACGCGGCCTGGGACACCAACTTCAAGTCACCGACCCAACTCGTACGCGACCTGGCCAGCGTGACGAGCAACGGCGCCAACCTGCTGCTCAACATCGGCCCGACCCCCACCGGTACGGTCACGGCGGGGCAGTCCGGTGCCCTGAACGGCGTCGGAAACTGGATGACGACCAACAGCGCGGCCATCACCGGCGCCGGCTACACCGGTCTGGTCGCCCAGCCGTCCTGGGGCAAGGTCACCCGCAAGGGCAACAAGCTGTATCTCATCGTCAACAACTGGGCCACGACTCTGCACCTCAGCCAACGGTCGCCGTTCACGGTCACGGGTGCGCGGGTGCTCGGCAGCGCCTCACCGGTGAGTGTGCGCGCCGCCGGTGACGGCTACGACTTCCTACCGAGCGGCGGCGCCACCAACGCCATCGCCACCGTCATCGAGGCCGACATCAGCACCCCCACGCCCGCCGCGGTCGGCACCGGCTCCGGACTCAGGGCGGAGTTCTGGAACAACACCACGTTCACCGGTACGCCAGCGGTCACCCGTACGGATCCGACCGTCAACTACGCATGGCGTTTCAGCGGCTCCCCCGCCCCCTCGATCGGCACCGACAACTTCGCCAGCCGCTGGACCGGCTCGATCGAGGCGCGATACTCCGAGCGGTACACCTTCACCGCCGTGTCGGACGACACGGTCCGGCTCTGGATCGACGGGCAACTCGTCATCGACAACGCCACGCCCCACGCACCAGCCGTCGACCAGGGCAGCGTCACCCTCACCGCCGGCCGTCACGACATCCGCCTGGAACAGACCGACCAGGGCGGCTCGGCATACATGAAGCTCATCTGGAGCAGCCCCAACACACCCGCCCAGGTCGTGCCCCGGTCGCAGCTCTATCCGAGCACCGGCACGGTCCAGCGGCTCAACGACAGCGTGGCGACCTACAGCACCGGCTGGGCGGTCAGCAGCAACCGCGGCCTCGGCGACTACAACGACGACGTGCACTACACGACCAGCAACGGCGGGTCCTTCACCTACACGTTCAACGGCACCGGCATCGACTACCTGTCGGAGCGCTACTCCGACCAGGGCCTGGTGGACATCTACCTCGACGGTGTCCTGCGAGCCACGGTCGACACGAGCAGCAGCACCCGCCTGGCGCAACAGGTCATCTACAGCGTCCGCGGACTACCGCAGGGTTCGCACACCCTGCGCGGCGTCAAACGATCGGGAACGTACATGCTCGTGGATCGCTTCGACGTAGTCGCCTCGTAG
- a CDS encoding helix-turn-helix transcriptional regulator — protein MWLGPGTVAILRGVDAKRQLGEFLQARRSQLRPEDIGVATYGDRRRVRGLRREELALLAGVSASYYSRLEQGQAVNASPEVLDALARALRLDDAERRHLHELAVGTRRRHPTRRPAPERVSPAVHQLVAALGDVPVVVLGRRSDVLAWNTSGHVLFAGHLDPDLPQRPDQRPNMARLLFLDAHTRELYADWSAKARAVVGTLRMAAGQYPDDSLMSALVGELAVKNPQFAAMWADHRVKAGGDAVYEMRHPLVGVISVTQQTLRTEDGQAIVVATTEPGSASHAAMTLLVHSAVTTRTVAPHPLSARE, from the coding sequence ATGTGGTTGGGTCCGGGAACGGTCGCGATACTTCGAGGCGTGGACGCGAAACGACAGCTCGGCGAATTCCTGCAGGCTCGACGCTCTCAGTTGCGGCCGGAGGACATTGGCGTGGCCACCTACGGTGACCGGCGCCGGGTCCGGGGGCTGCGCCGGGAGGAACTGGCTCTGCTGGCCGGGGTCAGCGCTTCGTACTATTCGCGCCTGGAGCAGGGCCAGGCAGTCAACGCCTCGCCCGAAGTGCTGGACGCCCTCGCCCGGGCACTACGGCTCGACGACGCAGAACGCCGCCACCTGCACGAGCTTGCGGTCGGGACCCGCCGCCGCCACCCGACACGTCGCCCGGCACCGGAGCGGGTCAGCCCGGCCGTACACCAACTGGTCGCGGCGCTGGGTGACGTACCCGTGGTGGTGCTCGGCCGGCGTAGCGACGTGCTGGCCTGGAACACCTCCGGGCATGTCCTGTTCGCCGGCCACCTGGACCCGGACCTCCCGCAACGGCCGGACCAACGTCCCAACATGGCGCGGCTGCTGTTCCTGGACGCGCACACCCGCGAGTTGTACGCGGACTGGTCTGCGAAGGCCCGGGCGGTGGTGGGGACGCTGCGGATGGCCGCCGGGCAGTATCCGGACGACTCGCTGATGTCCGCGCTGGTAGGGGAGCTGGCGGTGAAGAACCCGCAGTTCGCCGCGATGTGGGCCGACCATCGGGTCAAGGCCGGTGGGGACGCCGTCTACGAGATGCGCCACCCGCTGGTCGGTGTCATCTCGGTGACCCAGCAGACCCTGCGGACCGAGGACGGCCAGGCGATCGTCGTCGCCACCACCGAGCCCGGCTCGGCGTCGCACGCGGCGATGACCCTGCTCGTGCACAGCGCCGTCACCACCCGTACCGTCGCGCCACACCCCCTTTCCGCGCGCGAATAG
- a CDS encoding MBL fold metallo-hydrolase, giving the protein MQEIKLGDVTVIRVEETHGPIMPTGAFFPAMPDEAWRAHRDLLVPDHLGADDGMVHVAMQSWLLRSEGRNILIDTGIGNDKNRPAVPPWHQQQVAYLGRLAAAGVKPEDIDLVVNTHLHVDHVGWNTRLVDGQWLPTFPNATYLMPAADFHHWNPANNPGIPGSVNENAYDDSIAPVHAAGQVRLWEDSYPIDGNLRLEAAPGHTPGHAVIKLRSGGDRALFAGDIVHTPLQLHHHAHSSCFCEDPAQAAVTRRRLLDWAAETRSLVLPAHFSGHSALEINRHGESYAVKRWGAFPRY; this is encoded by the coding sequence ATGCAAGAGATCAAGCTCGGCGACGTCACCGTTATCCGTGTCGAGGAGACGCACGGCCCGATCATGCCGACCGGTGCCTTCTTTCCCGCCATGCCGGACGAGGCCTGGCGGGCGCACCGTGACCTTCTGGTCCCGGACCATCTCGGCGCCGACGACGGAATGGTGCACGTTGCCATGCAGAGCTGGCTGCTGCGCAGTGAGGGCCGCAACATCCTGATCGACACCGGCATCGGCAACGACAAGAACCGGCCGGCGGTGCCGCCGTGGCACCAGCAGCAGGTGGCCTACCTGGGACGGCTCGCCGCGGCCGGGGTCAAGCCCGAGGACATCGACCTGGTGGTCAACACGCATCTGCACGTGGACCACGTCGGGTGGAACACCCGGCTCGTCGACGGCCAGTGGCTGCCGACGTTCCCGAACGCCACCTACCTGATGCCCGCCGCCGACTTCCACCACTGGAATCCCGCGAACAACCCCGGCATTCCGGGAAGCGTCAACGAGAACGCGTACGACGACAGCATCGCCCCGGTGCATGCTGCCGGACAGGTGCGACTGTGGGAGGACAGCTACCCGATCGATGGCAATCTGCGGCTGGAAGCCGCGCCGGGGCACACGCCCGGCCACGCCGTGATCAAGCTGAGGTCGGGTGGCGACCGGGCGCTGTTCGCCGGTGACATCGTCCACACCCCGTTGCAGCTGCACCACCACGCCCACAGCAGCTGCTTCTGTGAGGACCCTGCCCAGGCCGCGGTCACCCGACGCCGCCTGCTCGACTGGGCAGCCGAGACCCGGTCGTTGGTACTGCCGGCACACTTCAGCGGCCATTCCGCACTCGAAATCAACCGGCACGGCGAGTCGTACGCCGTCAAGCGGTGGGGTGCGTTCCCCAGATACTGA